Genomic segment of Streptosporangium sp. NBC_01755:
CCTGCTCTGAGATGCCGCCGTGCGTGGGGAGCATCCGGCAGTCCAGGCCCTGCTTGGCGCGGGTGACGGCGACGTAGGTCAGCATCGCCTCCGCCGGGATCAGCACGCCGTCCTTGTCGTACGGCCCGACAAAGTCCGCAGCCAACCGGACCGTGTCCCACTCGCGGCCCTTCGCCTTGTGCGCGGTGGAGATGACGACGTCGGCGTTGTGCTCGTCGACGAGCTGGTCGACGACCTTGATGATGGCGTCGGGGCCGTGGGAGTCGACGAGCTTGACGAGGGTCTTGAGGTCTTGGCCGCCGGCGTCGTGTTCGGCGTAGTCCTGCACCTCATGCCAGGACGCGAATGCCATCAGCTCCGGGTGCATGGTGCCGCGGCCGGATCGCAGGTCCCGGCAGGCATCGGCGAGGCGGCGGATGTCGTCGCCTCCACCGACGAGGGCGGTGCGCTGTCCGGAGCCGATCGCGGCGATGATCTGCCCGATCGCCCCGGCGTTGGTGCGGCACAGGACCGCGGCCGGGGAGGGGATGCGCTCCAGCCGGGAATCACGGGCAGGGTTGCCGGTGAGACGCAGCGGGGCGGAGAGGAGGTCGAGCCACTCGTTGGCCTCGTCGGCGATGCGCTGGCCGAAGCGGAACGACTGGGTGAGCGCGAGGCGGCGGCCGGAGAACGATGCCATCGCGTCGACCGCGCCCCGCCACCCGTAGATCGCCTGGGACTCGTCGCCGACGAGGATCCGCTGGGAGGACTGAGCGTTGACCACGCCAGCGATCAGCGGGTTCGCATCCTGGGCCTCGTCGAGAAAGACGAGCTCGGCGGGCAGGGTGGGCCGGGTGAGCGCCCACATCTTCAGGTAGACGTCGTGCTGAAATTTCAGCCGGCCGTTGACGCTGGTGAGGTTTTCCCACGCGCGGTGGACCATCGGCATCAGCTTGGTCTTGAGGGCCAGGACGGAGGCCGGGTCGTCGAGTCCGGGCACGGTCGGGATGTGGGGGTCGCCGGGGGTTTCCCGGTCGGAGTTGCAGAACCGGGCGATGGTGTCCATGACGATCCGGGCGACCTTGGGCGCGGTGAGGGCGTGGGCGCCGAGGTCAAGCACCTGGGGGATGCCGAGCAGCCGCGCGGTCTCCCTCGCGGGCAACCTGGGGCCGTTGAGGCGGTGGGCGAAGGTGCGGCCGACGGCCTGGAAGGCGAGGGAGTGGGCGGTGGCGCAGTGCACGTTCGCGGGGAAGGTGGCGCGGGCGTCTTCGGCGATCGCGCGGTTGTAGGCGAGGTACAGGCCGCGCTGCATCGTGGACGTGGCGATCATCTTGAGCGTGGACGTCTTGCCGGTGCCGGCGCCTGCTTCGATGACGAGGGGGTCGCCGGTGCGGGCTGCGTCGAGGATGGCGGTCTGCTCGGGGGTGGGCGGGTGTTCGAAGACGGGGGCCGCCGGGGCGGGGGCGGCGAAGGTGGTCCCGGTGGTGCCGGGCTGGGTGAACATCACCGGGCACCGCCAGCGCGCCGGGGGCAGAAGTAGTAGTTGGGGTCTCCTGGCTCGGGGCACGTGCCCGTCCAGGAGTGGACGGAGTCCGTGCACACGCACTTCTCGGCGGTTTCGACGATCGGGGAGGCCTCGGCGCGGCCACTGTCCGCGATGTTCATCCGGGCCGCGACGAGGTCACTCGCGAGCATGTCCTGGATGCGGGCGTAGATGCCCATGAGGCCGTCCCGGACGGAGGGGGACCGGCTGTAGATGCTCACCAGCTCGATCTCAACCTCGTCCCAGGGCGGGAGCGTGAACGCGAGCGCGAGCTGGTCGACGGTGCAGTCGACGGCGCACTGGAACGTCTGGGTGCGCTTGACGCGCTGCCCGGTCGGGACCATGGGCGCGTCTTCGCGGCCGCAGCGGATGCAGGCGATGCCGTCGCGCTGCGCCTCGTTGAGCTCGGTCATGGTGTCCTCTCTGGACTGGGGAAGGGGAGAGGGGGGTGGCCGCCCCGGGGGATGCGGGGCGGCCGGTCAACGGGTCAGGCGGTGGTGAGCGCCAGCAGGGACGCGGTCTTGGCCTGCTCCGCCTTCGCGGCCTTCGCCGCGACTCGGGCGCCGATGGCGACGGCGCCGAGGAGGTGGATGGCGCGGAGGCACTCGTCGGCGACCGTCTCCCAGCCCTCACCGTCGTCGTTGCTGGCCTGCTCGCCCAGGACGTCGAGGGTGGTGCTGGTGCGGGCGATCACGGTGGCGAGGGAGCCGAGGACGGCGGCGCGGTCGCCGTCGAAGTCCTCGCTCTCCACCGCGGTG
This window contains:
- a CDS encoding UvrD-helicase domain-containing protein, which produces MFTQPGTTGTTFAAPAPAAPVFEHPPTPEQTAILDAARTGDPLVIEAGAGTGKTSTLKMIATSTMQRGLYLAYNRAIAEDARATFPANVHCATAHSLAFQAVGRTFAHRLNGPRLPARETARLLGIPQVLDLGAHALTAPKVARIVMDTIARFCNSDRETPGDPHIPTVPGLDDPASVLALKTKLMPMVHRAWENLTSVNGRLKFQHDVYLKMWALTRPTLPAELVFLDEAQDANPLIAGVVNAQSSQRILVGDESQAIYGWRGAVDAMASFSGRRLALTQSFRFGQRIADEANEWLDLLSAPLRLTGNPARDSRLERIPSPAAVLCRTNAGAIGQIIAAIGSGQRTALVGGGDDIRRLADACRDLRSGRGTMHPELMAFASWHEVQDYAEHDAGGQDLKTLVKLVDSHGPDAIIKVVDQLVDEHNADVVISTAHKAKGREWDTVRLAADFVGPYDKDGVLIPAEAMLTYVAVTRAKQGLDCRMLPTHGGISEQANHEGFQRLPFDTLVPDPEPIPTDLPPAMVGWLNMRQEAATNEKRWKEIREQAEEKLKDWLGDRTEATVNGRPAITWKPSKPGTQLNSKALEKDHPAIYAAYLIEKKAARPFKILGE